A genome region from Tidjanibacter massiliensis includes the following:
- a CDS encoding HU family DNA-binding protein has translation MTKADIVNEISKQTGVEKAQVQQIVEAFMESVKNALIENKDKKGKDRGVFLRGFGSFIIKDRAPKVARNITEGTSIDIPAHCIPAFKPSKSFVAQIKNDTMKEQPKKKK, from the coding sequence ATGACGAAGGCCGATATAGTTAATGAAATCTCGAAACAGACCGGAGTAGAGAAGGCGCAGGTTCAGCAGATTGTTGAAGCGTTTATGGAGAGCGTGAAGAACGCGCTCATAGAAAACAAGGACAAGAAAGGCAAGGACAGGGGCGTATTCCTGAGGGGGTTCGGCAGCTTCATCATCAAAGACCGTGCTCCGAAGGTGGCGAGGAATATTACCGAGGGTACCTCCATCGATATTCCCGCTCACTGCATTCCTGCATTCAAGCCTTCCAAGAGTTTCGTGGCGCAGATTAAGAACGACAC
- the porX gene encoding T9SS response regulator signal transducer PorX, which translates to MNEVRILWVDDEVDLLKSHVLFLRGKGYDVDTCNNGADAIEMVRTTPYDLIILDEMMPGMTGLETLPLIKEQRPTTPVIMVTKSEEESIMDKAIGSKIADYIIKPVNPNQVLLSIKKNVHSQQLVTERNTADYRAEFGRISSSLADARDFGEWCAIYKKLVNWEIELTDSTDDSIREILSYQENEADNEFGKFVKRNYLDWINRRDSSTPVMSHTLLRTRVFPIVEEHEKTTLLVIDNFRYDQWRSINSLLHGYYDVESEDFYCSILPTATQYARNALFAGLMPLAIDKIMPDRWLNDNEEGGKNKYEEEFLMRQLQSSGKRWRTTFDKLIRPEAGRRLIENIQHVYDADFSVIVYNFLDILSHARTETEIIRELTEDEAAFRSLTRSWFEHSDLYTILKMLSERRHTVIITSDHGTIRVDNPIKIIGDRETSPNLRYKTGRNLNYNPKEVFEITRPEEAQLPQSNLTSTYVFATGHDFFSYPNNANKYIRYYKNTFQHGGISMEEMMVPFIVLRPKG; encoded by the coding sequence ATGAACGAAGTAAGGATACTATGGGTAGACGACGAGGTCGATTTGCTCAAATCGCACGTCCTTTTCCTGCGGGGAAAAGGGTACGATGTAGACACATGCAACAACGGAGCCGACGCGATAGAGATGGTGCGAACCACCCCCTACGACCTTATCATTCTGGACGAAATGATGCCCGGCATGACCGGACTCGAAACCCTGCCGCTCATCAAGGAACAGCGCCCCACCACCCCGGTGATAATGGTTACCAAGAGCGAAGAGGAGAGCATCATGGACAAGGCGATAGGCTCCAAGATAGCCGATTACATCATCAAGCCCGTCAATCCCAACCAGGTACTCCTCTCGATAAAGAAAAACGTACATTCCCAACAGCTCGTCACCGAGCGGAACACCGCCGACTACCGTGCCGAATTCGGGCGCATCTCCTCCTCGCTGGCCGACGCCCGCGACTTCGGAGAATGGTGTGCCATCTACAAAAAACTGGTAAACTGGGAGATTGAACTGACAGATTCCACGGACGACAGCATCCGCGAAATCCTTTCGTATCAGGAGAACGAGGCGGACAACGAATTCGGCAAATTCGTGAAGCGCAACTATCTGGACTGGATAAACCGCCGCGACTCCTCCACGCCCGTCATGTCGCATACGCTGCTGCGCACGCGCGTGTTTCCCATCGTCGAGGAACACGAAAAGACGACGCTGCTGGTCATAGACAACTTCCGCTACGACCAGTGGCGGAGCATCAACTCGCTCCTGCACGGCTACTACGACGTCGAATCCGAGGACTTCTATTGCAGCATACTTCCCACCGCCACGCAATATGCCCGGAATGCGCTGTTCGCAGGACTCATGCCTCTCGCCATAGACAAGATTATGCCGGACCGGTGGCTGAACGACAACGAGGAAGGCGGCAAGAACAAATACGAAGAGGAGTTCCTGATGCGCCAGCTGCAATCCTCCGGCAAACGCTGGCGGACGACGTTCGACAAACTGATACGGCCCGAAGCGGGACGAAGGCTCATCGAGAATATCCAGCACGTCTACGACGCCGACTTCTCGGTCATCGTCTACAATTTCCTCGATATCCTTTCACACGCCCGCACCGAAACGGAAATCATCCGCGAACTGACCGAGGACGAAGCGGCATTCCGCTCCCTGACGCGCTCCTGGTTCGAACATTCCGACCTCTATACCATCCTCAAGATGCTCTCCGAGCGCCGCCATACCGTCATCATCACCTCCGACCACGGCACCATCCGCGTGGATAATCCCATCAAGATAATCGGCGACCGCGAAACGTCGCCTAACCTGCGCTACAAGACAGGGCGCAACCTCAACTACAACCCGAAGGAGGTTTTCGAAATCACACGCCCCGAGGAGGCACAGCTTCCCCAAAGCAACCTGACATCCACCTATGTCTTCGCCACCGGGCACGATTTCTTCTCCTACCCGAACAATGCGAACAAATACATCCGCTACTACAAGAACACGTTCCAGCACGGCGGCATCTCGATGGAGGAGATGATGGTGCCATTCATCGTCCTCCGCCCCAAAGGCTGA